A region from the Drosophila mauritiana strain mau12 chromosome 2L, ASM438214v1, whole genome shotgun sequence genome encodes:
- the LOC117150682 gene encoding laminin subunit beta-1, with translation MLELRLIVVIVLALLSWQWDPVDSQRPPQHGRRDRPKYPPNKFIKTHPCERSSCYPATGNLLIGRENRLTASSTCGLHSPERFCILSHLQDKKCFLCDTREETKHDPYKNHRIGQIIYKTKPGTNIPTWWQSENGKENATIQLDLEAEFHFTHLIITFTTFRPAAMYIERSFDFGQTWHIYRYFAYDCKESFPGVPTVLENITDVMCTSRYSNVEPSRNGEVIFRVLPPNINVTDPYAEHVQNQLKMTNLRIQMTKLHKLGDNLLDSRLENEEKYYYGISNMVVRGSCSCYGHASQCLPLDPAFSQADNEDGMVHGRCECTHNTKGMNCEECEDFFNDLPWKPAFGKKTNACKKCECNDHAVSCHFDEAVFTASGFVSGGVCDNCLHNTRGQHCEECMPYFYRDPEQDITSERVCQPCDCDPQGSSDDGICDSLNELEEGAVAGACHCKAFVTGRRCNQCKDGYWNLQSDNPEGCEPCTCNPLGTLNNSGCVMRTGECKCKKYVTGKDCNQCMPETYGLSESPEGCSLCNCDAGGSYDNYCDVISGQCRCRPHMTGRSCSQPKQNYFIPLLPEVHEAEVVDECISYGANGNCSLVAETPDGSFTGIGFTRVPENSELVFTVGDIPRSMPYDAVIRYQSTSRGDWENAFITLVRPDQVDPEGGCGELAAATSSETRIPFSLPDRSRQVVALNEVCLEAGKVYKFRIYFERKRHDVDSPTATILIDSLTLIPRIDVTPIFQGSVLADIRKKDYEKYNCKSSLYDMNYKSDPKCQNLDNILSVFVHDGASMCNCNPTGSLSKVCESNGGYCQCKPNVVGRQCDQCAPGTYGFGPEGCKACDCNSIGSKDNNCDLITGQCQCVPNTYGRECNQCQPGYWNFPECRVCQCNGHAATCDPIQGTCIDCQDSTTGYSCDSCLDGYYGNPLFGSEIGCRPCRCPETVASGMAHADGCSLDTRNNNMLCHCQEGYSGSRCEICADNFFGNPDNGGSCSKCECSNNVDLYDTGNCDRQTGACLKCLYQTTGDHCELCKDGFFGDALQQNCQQCECDFLGTNNTIAHCDRFTGQCPCLPNVQGVRCDQCAENHWKIASGEGCESCNCDPIGALHEQCNSYTGQCQCKPGFGGRACNQCQAHYWGNPNEKCQPCECDQFGAADFQCDRETGNCVCHEGIGGYKCNECARGYIGQFPHCSPCGECFNNWDLILSALEDATTATILRAKEIKQVGATGAYTSEFSELDKKLQHIRNLLQNTSVSLVDIEKLDYETQSLRDQLQASHGRLSETEQNLDNIYNSLSLSGVELESLQNHSRLVQQLSKELKENGIQLQESNIEGALNLTRHAYERVSNLSTLKDEANELASNTDRNCKRVENLSNKIQAEADDLANNDKLIADYRAELTSLTSQIPELNNQVCGKPGDPCDSLCGGAGCGHCGGFLSCEHGAKTHSEEALKVAKDAETAITSKKDQADQTIRALTQAKLNASEAYEKAKRGFEQSDRYLNQTNANIKLAENLFLALNNFQENKTASPSESKELAQKTLDLDLKLEPEEIETLGDQINRAVSSLKNVEAIIYRTKPDLDRVNNLQSIANATKEKADKILDSANSVVESLAAADESQGKAKDAIQQANSNIELAGQDLEKIDEETYSAEAPANNTAQQVEKLAKKVQKLQNNIMKNDRDAKEITKEAGSVKLEAMRARGEANNLQSATSATNQTLTDRASRSENARERAKQLLQRASKLTVDTNAKLKDLNDLQTVYLTKNQQLLRLQAEIGPLNKELNEHLIHIKERGSHYRQCYT, from the exons ATGTTGGAGCTGCGGCTTATCGTGGTCATTGTGCTCGCCCTGCTCAGCTGGCAGTGGGACCCAGTGGACTCCCAAAGACCGCCCCAGCATGGCCGACGCGATCGGCCGAAATATCCGCCGAACAAGTTTATCAAGACACATCCATGCGAGAGATCCTCCTGCTACCCGGCAACGGGTAATCTTCTGATCGGCCGAGAAAACCGCTTGACTGCCAGTTCCACGTGTGGTCTGCACTCGCCGGAGAGATTCTGTATTCTGTCCCATCTGCAGGATAAGAAGTGTTTCCTTTGCGACACGCGTGAGGAGACCAAGCACGATCCGTACAAGAATCATCGCATCGGCCAGATTATATATAAAACCAAGCCGGGCACCAATATACCCACCTGGTGGCAGTCCGAGAATGGCAAAGAAAATGCTACCATTCAACTGGATCTGGAGGCGGAGTTTCACTTCACCCATTTGATCATAACCTTCACCACCTTCCGACCAGCGGCCATGTACATCGAGAGATCCTTTGATTTCGGACAGACGTGGCACATCTACAGATATTTCGCCTATGATTGCAAGGAATCCTTCCCGGGAGTGCCCACTGTCTTGGAAAATATCACCGATGTCATGTGCACATCGAGGTATTCCAACGTGGAGCCCTCGAGGAACGGTGAAGTGATCTTTAGGGTGCTGCCACCGAACATCAACGTTACCGATCCCTATGCGGAGCACGTGCAGAATCAGCTGAAGATGACCAATCTGAGGATCCAGATGACGAAGCTCCACAAGCTGGGAGACAATCTTTTGGATAGCAGGCTGGAGAACGAGGAGAAGTACTACTATGGCATCTCCAACATGGTGGTTCgcggctcctgctcctgctacGGCCACGCCTCCCAGTGTCTACCATTGGATCCCGCGTTTTCCCAGGCGGATAATGAAGATGGAATGGTGCATGGCCGATGTGAGTGTACCCACAACACCAAGGGAATGAATTGCGAAGAGTGCGAGGATTTCTTCAACGATCTCCCATGGAAACCCGCTTTTGGAAAGAAAACGAATGCCTGTAAGAAATGTGAGTGCAACGATCACGCCGTTAGCTGCCACTTCGATGAGGCTGTCTTCACTGCGTCCGGTTTCGTTTCCGGCGGAGTGTGCGACAATTGCTTGCACAATACCCGGGGTCAGCATTGCGAGGAGTGCATGCCGTACTTCTACCGCGATCCAGAGCAGGATATAACGTCCGAAAGGGTTTGCCAGCCCTGTGACTGCGATCCTCAAGGTTCGTCGGACGACGGCATCTGTGACTCCCTAAATGAACTGGAGGAGGGAGCAGTAGCAGGAGCCTGCCATTGCAAGGCCTTTGTCACGGGACGTCGTTGTAATCAGTGCAAGGATGGTTACTGGAATCTGCAGTCGGATAACCCCGAGGGCTGCGAGCCGTGCACTTGCAACCCCCTGGGTACACTGAACAACTCCGGATGCGTTATGCGCACCGGAGAGTGCAAGTGTAAGAAATATGTGACGGGCAAGGACTGTAACCAGTGTATGCCAGAGACCTATGGTCTTTCGGAATCTCCGGAGGGTTGCTCTCTGTGTAACTGCGATGCTGGTGGATCCTACGATAATTACTGCGATGTCATAAGTGGTCAGTGTCGCTGCAGGCCCCACATGACAGGAAGGTCCTGTTCGCAGCCGAAGCAGAATTACTTCATTCCCTTGCTTCCCGAGGTTCATGAAGCAGAGGTGGTGGACGAGTGCATCTCCTATGGCGCCAATGGTAACTGCAGCCTGGTTGCGGAAACTCCGGATGGCAGTTTCACGGGCATTGGTTTCACCAGGGTTCCTGAGAACTCGGAACTGGTGTTCACTGTCGGGGATATTCCGCGATCCATGCCGTACGATGCGGTTATACGTTACCAGAGCACTTCTCGAGGAGATTGGGAGAACGCCTTTATCACTCTCGTCAGACCCGATCAAGTGGATCCTGAAGGAGGATGCGGTGAACTAGCTGCAGCAACTTCTTCGGAAACCAGGATTCCGTTCTCCCTTCCTGATCGCAGCCGTCAAGTTGTTGCTCTGAATGAAGTATGCTTGGAAGCTGGAAAGGTTTATAAGTTCCGGATTTACTTTGAGCGAAAGCGACACGATGTGGACAGTCCCACAGCGACGATCTTGATCGATTCTCTTACCCTCATTCCCCGCATCGATGTAACGCCCATCTTCCAAGGATCCGTTCTGGCTGATATTCGCAAGAAGGATTACGAAAAATACAATTGTAAATCCTCTTTGTACGATATGAACTACAAGTCGGATCCTAAATGTCAAAACCTTGACAATATCCTCAGTGTGTTTGTCCACGATGGAGCCAGCATGTGTAACTGCAATCCCACCGGATCGCTGAGCAAGGTGTGCGAATCCAATGGAGGTTACTGCCAATGTAAGCCCAATGTGGTGGGCAGGCAGTGCGATCAGTGTGCTCCGGGCACCTATGGTTTTGGTCCCGAAGGCTGCAAGGCTTGCGATTGCAACAGCATCGGATCGAAGGATAACAACTGCGACCTGATCACAGGCCAGTGCCAGTGTGTGCCGAATACTTACGGCAGGGAGTGTAATCAGTGCCAGCCGGGCTATTGGAACTTCCCCGAGTGCAGAGTGTGCCAGTGCAATGGTCATGCGGCCACGTGTGATCCCATTCAAGGAACCTGTATAGATTGTCAG GACTCGACCACGGGCTATAGCTGTGACAGCTGTTTGGACGGATATTATGGAAATCCACTTTTCGGCAGTGAGATCGGGTGCCGACCATGCCGCTGTCCGGAGACGGTGGCCAGTGGCATGGCCCACGCAGATGGCTGCTCCCTGGACACACGGAACAATAACATGTTGTGCCACTGCCAGGAGGGATATTCCGGCTCCCGTTGCGAGATCTGTGCGGACAACTTCTTTGGCAATCCGGACAACGGTGGTAGCTGCTCCAAGTGCGAGTGCAGCAACAATGTCGATCTTTATGACACTGGAAACTGCGATCGGCAGACAGGAGCTTGTCTTAAGTGCTTGTATCAGACGACTGGCGATCACTGCGAGCTCTGCAAGGATGGATTCTTTGGGGACGCACTGCAGCAGAATTGCCAGCAGTGCGAATGCGATTTCCTCGGAACGAATAACACCATAGCTCATTGCGATCGTTTTACGGGTCAGTGCCCCTGCTTGCCGAATGTCCAGGGTGTCCGTTGCGATCAGTGTGCCGAGAACCACTGGAAGATTGCCTCTGGCGAGGGTTGTGAAAGCTGCAACTGCGATCCAATTGGAGCACTCCATGAACAGTGTAATTCCTACACCGGACAATGTCAGTGCAAGCCAGGATTTGGCGGCAGGGCCTGTAATCAGTGCCAGGCTCATTACTGGGGCAATCCCAACGAGAAGTGCCAGCCATGCGAGTGCGATCAATTTGGAGCTGCTGACTTCCAGTGCGACCGGGAGACGGGTAATTGCGTCTGCCACGAGGGAATTGGGGGCTACAAGTGCAACGAGTGCGCCAGGGGCTACATTGGTCAGTTCCCACACTGCTCACCTTGTGGCGAATGCTTCAACAACTGGGATTTGATTTTGAGTGCCCTGGAGGATGCTACAACCGCCACTATTCTACGAGCCAAGGAAATCAAGCAAGTGGGAGCCACAGGAGCCTACACGTCCGAGTTCAGTGAACTGGATAAGAAATTGCAGCACATTAGGAATCTGCTGCAGAACACCTCGGTCAGTCTGGTTGATATAGAGAAACTGGACTACGAAACCCAATCGCTTAGGGACCAACTTCAGGCGTCCCATGGCCGATTAAGTGAAACCGAGCAAAACCTGGATAACATTTACAATTCGCTGAGTTTGTCTGGCGTTGAGCTAGAGAGTCTGCAAAATCACTCCAGATTGGTGCAACAACTGTCCAAGGAACTGAAGGAAAACGGCATTCAACTGCAGGAGTCAAATATCGAGGGAGCTTTGAACCTGACACGCCACGCCTACGAAAGAGTCAGCAATTTGTCGACCCTTAAAGACGAGGCCAATGAACTTGCCTCGAACACCGATAGGAATTGCAAGAGAGTGGAAAATCTGTCTAATAAGATCCAAGCCGAAGCCGATGACCTGGCAAACAATGACAAGCTCATTGCAGACTACCGAGCAGAGTTGACATCTCTAACCTCCCAAATTCCCGAGCTGAACAATCAGGTTTGCGGCAAGCCAGGCGACCCCTGTGATAGTTTGTGCGGAGGTGCTGGCTGCGGTCATTGTGGCGGTTTCCTGTCCTGCGAACATGGCGCCAAAACCCACTCGGAGGAAGCCCTTAAGGTGGCCAAGGATGCTGAGACGGCCATTACCAGCAAGAAGGATCAGGCGGATCAAACCATCAGGGCTCTGACCCAGGCCAAACTGAATGCCTCCGAGGCCTATGAGAAGGCCAAGAGGGGCTTCGAACAATCCGATCGTTATCTAAACCAAACCAATGCCAATATCAAGCTGGCTGAAAACCTATTCTTAGCACTCAACAATTTCCAGGAGAACAAGACAGCTTCTCCTTCGGAGAGCAAGGAACTGGCACAGAAAACTCTCGACTTGGACCTGAAACTGGAACCCGAGGAGATTGAGACCCTAGGAGACCAGATCAACAGGGCTGTCTCATCGCTGAAGAATGTTGAAGCCATTATCTACAGGACCAAACCCGATTTGGACAGGGTCAATAATCTGCAGAGCATTGCCAATGCCACCAAGGAGAAGGCCGATAAGATCCTGGACTCTGCCAATTCGGTCGTGGAGAGCCTGGCGGCGGCAGATGAATCCCAGGGTAAAGCCAAGGATGCCATTCAGCAGGCGAACAGCAACATTGAGTTGGCCGGTCAGGATCTTGAGAAGATCGACGAGGAAACATATTCCGCCGAAGCTCCGGCCAATAACACAGCCCAGCAGGTTGAGAAATTGGCCAAGAAAGTGCAGAAACTGCAGAATAACATAATGAAGAACGACCGGGATGCCAAGGAGATAACCAAGGAGGCGGGTAGCGTCAAACTGGAGGCCATGAGGGCTCGCGGAGAGGCCAATAATCTTCAGTCCGCCACAAGTGCCACCAATCAGACCCTCACCGATCGCGCCAGTCGTTCGGAAAATGCCAGGGAAAGGGCCAAGCAGCTCCTCCAGAGGGCCTCCAAACTAACAGTCGACACGAACGCCAAGCTAAAGGATCTGAACGATCTGCAGACCGTCTATCTGACCAAGAACCAACAACTGCTGCGATTGCAGGCCGAGATCGGCCCCTTGAACAAGGAGCTCAACGAGCACTTGATTCACATCAAGGAGCGGGGGTCGCACTACAGGCAGTGCTATACGTAG
- the LOC117150683 gene encoding protein phosphatase 1L isoform X2, translated as MDHRYRRSLRSSAAVDVWSRSILGRIQATLGRQKAVKMMELSASAGDHQSWEEMKQQSSAFAVLGRRPRMEDRFIIEENINNNTGISFFAVFDGHGGEFAADFAKDVLVKNIYNKIIEMSKLLKTEGYSGDYDKSPYLARKQSRKDANKENTEPTAAVMRKDSLRKAHSTTADCSAIKQKTTEASIADIYTVQLNSAMRASGNLGAAKDSFLNNNNNGQNGAANAPPPNYEAKCYIENGRINFGKLITDEIMSADYKLVEQAKRATNIAGTTALIAIVQGSKLIVANVGDSRGVMYDWRGIAIPLSFDHKPQQVRERKRIHDAGGFIAFRGVWRVAGVLATSRALGDYPLKDKNLVIATPDILTFELNDHKPHFLILASDGLWDTFSNEEACTFALEHLKEPDFGAKSLAMESYKRGSVDNITVLVIVFKNDVYKIGSSAGKAGEESLKVPAKSQPVAPAVVQRSNSIKTK; from the exons ATGGATCACCGTTACAGAAGATCGTTAAGGAGCTCAGCAG CGGTAGATGTGTGGAGTCGCAGCATCCTGGGACGCATCCAGGCCACCCTCGGTCGCCAGAAGGCCGTCAAGATGATGGAGCTGTCGGCCAGTGCTGGTGATCACCAGAGCTGGGAGGAGATGAAGCAGCAGAGCTCCGCCTTCGCGGTCCTGGGACGCAGGCCTCGAATGGAGGATAG ATTTATTATCGAGGagaacatcaacaacaacactgGTATCTCCTTCTTTGCTGTATTTGACGGTCATGGCGGCGAGTTTGCCGCAGACTTCGCTAAGGATGTGCTGGTGAAGAACATCTACAATAAGATCATCGAGATGTCCAAGCTGCTGAAGACGGAAGGATATTCCGGAGATTACGATAAGAGTCCCTATTTAGCGCGCAAGCAGAGTCGCAAGGATGCGAACAAGGAGAACACAGAACCGACGGCAGCGGTGATGCGAAAGGATAGTCTACGGAAGGCCCACAGCACCACGGCGGATTGCAGTGCTATTAAACAAAAGACAACCGAGGCATCCATTGCCGACATCTACACAGTCCAATTAAACTCGGCGATGAGAGCCAGTGGTAATTTGGGAGCCGCCAAGGATTCCTTcctcaacaacaacaacaacggacAGAACGGAGCAGCCAATGCGCCACCTCCAAACTACGAAGCCAAGTGCTACATCGAAAACGGACGTATTAACTTTGGTAAACTGATCACGGACGAGATCATGTCGGCCGACTACAAGCTTGTGGAGCAGGCCAAGAGAGCG ACCAACATTGCGGGTACCACCGCTCTAATAGCGATAGTGCAGGGCTCCAAGCTGATTGTGGCCAATGTGGGCGACTCCCGCGGAGTCATGTACGACTGGCGTGGAATCGCCATTCCGCTTTCCTTCGATCACAAGCCGCAGCAGGTGCGAGAACGAAAGAGGATCCACGATGCAGGCGGATTCATCGCCTTCCGAGGCGTTTGGCGCGTGGCCGGCGTGTTGGCCACGTCCCGTGCTCTAGGGGACTATCCGCTTAAAGATAAG AATCTGGTGATTGCTACGCCGGACATTTTGACCTTCGAACTAAACGATCACAA ACCCCATTTTCTGATACTGGCATCCGATGGGCTCTGGGACACGTTCAGCAACGAGGAGGCCTGCACCTTTGCGCTGGAGCATCTGAAAGAGCCGGACTTTGGCGCCAAATCACTTGCCATGGAGTCGTATAAACGTGGCTCCGTGGACAACATCACCGTGCTGGTGATCGTCTTCAAGAACGATGTCTACAAGATTGGCAGCTCAGCGGGAAAAGCGGGAGAAGAATCCCTAAAAGTCCCAGCCAAATCTCAACCAGTTGCGCCTGCAGTTGTGCAACGCTCGAATTCAATCAAAAccaaatga
- the LOC117150683 gene encoding protein phosphatase 1L isoform X1 has product MDDELEDKVFYQTYVSHMKILSKFAVGFSSINSPLAYIWKLCRLYVLRPEVIFCGLILFVLLLYLQAVDVWSRSILGRIQATLGRQKAVKMMELSASAGDHQSWEEMKQQSSAFAVLGRRPRMEDRFIIEENINNNTGISFFAVFDGHGGEFAADFAKDVLVKNIYNKIIEMSKLLKTEGYSGDYDKSPYLARKQSRKDANKENTEPTAAVMRKDSLRKAHSTTADCSAIKQKTTEASIADIYTVQLNSAMRASGNLGAAKDSFLNNNNNGQNGAANAPPPNYEAKCYIENGRINFGKLITDEIMSADYKLVEQAKRATNIAGTTALIAIVQGSKLIVANVGDSRGVMYDWRGIAIPLSFDHKPQQVRERKRIHDAGGFIAFRGVWRVAGVLATSRALGDYPLKDKNLVIATPDILTFELNDHKPHFLILASDGLWDTFSNEEACTFALEHLKEPDFGAKSLAMESYKRGSVDNITVLVIVFKNDVYKIGSSAGKAGEESLKVPAKSQPVAPAVVQRSNSIKTK; this is encoded by the exons ATGGACGACGAACTGGAAGACAAGGTGTTCTATCAGACATACGTATCGCACATGAAAATCCTGTCCAAATTTGCGGTGGGCTTCTCGTCCATCAACTCCCCGCTGGCCTACATATGGAAGCTGTGCCGACTGTATGTCCTGCGGCCGGAGGTCATCTTCTGCGGCTTGATCCTCTTCGTCCTGTTGCTCTATTTGCAAGCGGTAGATGTGTGGAGTCGCAGCATCCTGGGACGCATCCAGGCCACCCTCGGTCGCCAGAAGGCCGTCAAGATGATGGAGCTGTCGGCCAGTGCTGGTGATCACCAGAGCTGGGAGGAGATGAAGCAGCAGAGCTCCGCCTTCGCGGTCCTGGGACGCAGGCCTCGAATGGAGGATAG ATTTATTATCGAGGagaacatcaacaacaacactgGTATCTCCTTCTTTGCTGTATTTGACGGTCATGGCGGCGAGTTTGCCGCAGACTTCGCTAAGGATGTGCTGGTGAAGAACATCTACAATAAGATCATCGAGATGTCCAAGCTGCTGAAGACGGAAGGATATTCCGGAGATTACGATAAGAGTCCCTATTTAGCGCGCAAGCAGAGTCGCAAGGATGCGAACAAGGAGAACACAGAACCGACGGCAGCGGTGATGCGAAAGGATAGTCTACGGAAGGCCCACAGCACCACGGCGGATTGCAGTGCTATTAAACAAAAGACAACCGAGGCATCCATTGCCGACATCTACACAGTCCAATTAAACTCGGCGATGAGAGCCAGTGGTAATTTGGGAGCCGCCAAGGATTCCTTcctcaacaacaacaacaacggacAGAACGGAGCAGCCAATGCGCCACCTCCAAACTACGAAGCCAAGTGCTACATCGAAAACGGACGTATTAACTTTGGTAAACTGATCACGGACGAGATCATGTCGGCCGACTACAAGCTTGTGGAGCAGGCCAAGAGAGCG ACCAACATTGCGGGTACCACCGCTCTAATAGCGATAGTGCAGGGCTCCAAGCTGATTGTGGCCAATGTGGGCGACTCCCGCGGAGTCATGTACGACTGGCGTGGAATCGCCATTCCGCTTTCCTTCGATCACAAGCCGCAGCAGGTGCGAGAACGAAAGAGGATCCACGATGCAGGCGGATTCATCGCCTTCCGAGGCGTTTGGCGCGTGGCCGGCGTGTTGGCCACGTCCCGTGCTCTAGGGGACTATCCGCTTAAAGATAAG AATCTGGTGATTGCTACGCCGGACATTTTGACCTTCGAACTAAACGATCACAA ACCCCATTTTCTGATACTGGCATCCGATGGGCTCTGGGACACGTTCAGCAACGAGGAGGCCTGCACCTTTGCGCTGGAGCATCTGAAAGAGCCGGACTTTGGCGCCAAATCACTTGCCATGGAGTCGTATAAACGTGGCTCCGTGGACAACATCACCGTGCTGGTGATCGTCTTCAAGAACGATGTCTACAAGATTGGCAGCTCAGCGGGAAAAGCGGGAGAAGAATCCCTAAAAGTCCCAGCCAAATCTCAACCAGTTGCGCCTGCAGTTGTGCAACGCTCGAATTCAATCAAAAccaaatga
- the LOC117150684 gene encoding guanine nucleotide-binding protein subunit beta-like protein — protein sequence MSETLQLRGTLIGHNGWVTQIATNPKDPDTIISASRDKTLIVWKLTRDEDTNYGYPQKRLYGHSHFISDVVLSSDGNYALSGSWDQTLRLWDLAAGKTTRRFEGHTKDVLSVAFSADNRQIVSGSRDKTIKLWNTLAECKFTIQEDGHTDWVSCVRFSPNHSNPIIVSCGWDRTVKVWNLANCKLKNNHHGHNGYLNTVTVSPDGSLCTSGGKDSKALLWDLNDGKNLYTLEHNDIINALCFSPNRYWLCVAYGPSIKIWDLACKKTVEELRPEVVSPTSKADQPQCLSLAWSTDGQTLFAGYSDNTIRVWQVSVSAH from the exons ATGTCCGAGACCCTGCAATTGCGCGGTACCCTCATTGGCCACAATGGATGGGTCACCCAGATCGCCACCAACCCCAAGGATCCCGACACCATCATTTCGGCCTCCCGTG ACAAGACCCTGATCGTGTGGAAGCTGACCCGCGACGAGGACACCAACTACGGCTACCCCCAGAAGCGTCTCTACGGACACTCGCACTTCATCAGCGACGTGGTGCTCTCCTCCGATGGCAACTACGCCCTGTCCGGATCCTGGGATCAGACCCTTCGCCTGTGGGATTTGGCCGCCGGCAAGACCACCCGTCGCTTCGAGGGACACACTAAG GACGTTTTGTCGGTTGCCTTCTCGGCCGATAACCGTCAGATCGTGTCCGGCTCCCGGGACAAGACCATCAAGCTGTGGAACACCCTGGCTGAGTGCAAGTTCACCATCCAGGAGGATGGCCACACCGACTGGGTGTCGTGCGTGCGTTTCTCGCCCAACCACTCCAACCCGATCATCGTGTCCTGCGGCTGGGATCGCACCGTCAAGGTCTGGAACTTGGCTAACTGCAAGTTGAAGAACAACCACCACGGCCACAACGGCTACCTGAACACCGTGACCGTCTCGCCCGACGGCTCCCTGTGCACCTCCGGTGGCAAGGACTCCAAGGCCCTGCTGTGGGACCTCAATGACGGCAAGAACCTGTACACCCTGGAGCACAACGACATCATCAACGCCCTGTGCTTCTCGCCCAACCGCTACTGGCTGTGCGTGGCCTACGGACCCTCGATCAAGATCTGGGATCTGGCATGCAAGAAGACCGTTGAGGAGCTGCGCCCCGAGGTCGTCTCGCCCACGTCGAAGGCCGACCAGCCCCAGTGCCTGTCCCTGGCCTGGTCCACCGACGGCCAGACCCTGTTCGCCGGCTACTCCGACAACACCATCCGCGTCTGGCAGGTGTCTGTTTCGGCTCACTAA
- the LOC117141808 gene encoding serine/threonine-protein phosphatase PP2A has product MEDKATTKDLDQWIEQLNECNQLTETQVRTLCDKAKEILSKESNVQEVKCPVTVCGDVHGQFHDLMELFRIGGKSPDTNYLFMGDYVDRGYYSVETVTLLVALKVRYRERITILRGNHESRQITQVYGFYDECLRKYGNANVWKYFTDLFDYLPLTALVDGQIFCLHGGLSPSIDSLDHIRALDRLQEVPHEGPMCDLLWSDPDDRGGWGISPRGAGYTFGQDISETFNNTNGLTLVSRAHQLVMEGYNWCHDRNVVTIFSAPNYCYRCGNQAALMELDDSLKFSFLQFDPAPRRGEPHVTRRTPDYFL; this is encoded by the exons ATGGAGgataaagcaacaacaaaagatcTTGATCAATGGATTGAGCAGTTGAACGAATGCAATCAGTTGACAGAGACACAAGTTCGCACCCTCTGCGACAAG GCCAAGGAGATTCTCTCCAAGGAGTCCAATGTGCAGGAGGTAAAATGCCCGGTGACAGTGTGCGGAGATGTCCACGGTCAGTTTCACGACCTGATGGAGCTGTTCCGGATAGGCGGCAAGTCCCCGGACACCAACTACCTGTTCATGGGCGACTACGTGGACCGTGGATACTACTCCGTGGAGACCGTCACTCTTCTGGTGGCCCTGAAGGTTCGCTATCGCGAGCGCATCACCATCCTGCGCGGTAACCACGAGTCGCGCCAGATCACACAGGTGTACGGCTTCTACGACGAGTGCCTGCGCAAGTACGGCAATGCCAACGTTTGGAAGTACTTCACGGATCTGTTCGACTACTTGCCACTGACGGCACTCGTCGACGGGCAGATCTTCTGCCTGCACGGCGGTCTCAGTCCCTCGATCGACAGTCTGGATCACATTCGGGCCCTCGACCGCTTGCAGGAGGTTCCGCACGAGGGTCCCATGTGCGATCTGCTCTGGTCCGATCCCGATGACAGGGGTGGCTGGGGAATCTCGCCTCGTGGCGCCGGTTACACATTTGGCCAG GACATTTCGGAAACCTTTAACAACACAAACGGCCTGACACTGGTGTCGCGCGCCCATCAGCTGGTGATGGAGGGCTACAACTGGTGTCACGATCGCAATGTGGTCACAATATTCTCAGCGCCAAACTATTGCTACCGCTGTGGCAACCAAGCGGCTCTTATGGAACTGGATGATTCACTTAAATTTTCATT ccTACAATTTGATCCAGCACCCAGGCGCGGGGAGCCTCATGTTACGCGAAGAACACCCGATTATTTCCTTTAA
- the LOC117137072 gene encoding uncharacterized protein LOC117137072 — MSIRERLTFFGLWFSLSKIPKPLLNELSQSFIEIRQQISTTDGLKFMATSKLPEVLDSSEDSEAARRMVNVFREINGAGREDLKKSTFFDRHNYFKNFDSLVKEAAFKVIHSDDYESSQQKAMSLLSALNIKPTITTLNSMSKEPLMCFELNCEIDVVLVAQESKIYDDVIHYFTTMLA; from the exons ATGAGTATCAGGGAAAGGCTTACTTTCTTTGGACTATGGTTTTCCCTTTCGAAAATACCAAAA CCCTTGCTAAACGAGCTGTCACAGTCCTTCATTGAAATTAGGCAGCAAATTAGTACTACAGACGGTCTAAAATTCATGGCAACTTCCAAACTACCAGAAGTTCTCGACTCTTCGGAGGATTCGGAGGCGGCGCGCAGGATGGTTAATGTTTTCCGAGAGATTAATGGTGCTGGACGCGAGGATTTAAAGAAATCTACTTTTTTCGATCGCCACAACTACTTCAAGAATTTTGATTCACTCGTTAAGGAAGCTGCATTTAAGGTTATCCATTCTGACGACTACGAGAGCTCCCAGCAAAAAGCTATGAGCCTGCTAAGCGCCTTGAATATAAAACCCACAATCACTACCTTGAATTCGATGTCCAAGGAACCCCTGATGTGCTTCGAGCTAAACTGCGAGATCGACGTCGTCCTTGTGGCCCAGGAATCCAAGATCTACGATGATGTAATCCACTACTTCACCACTATGTTGGCTTAA